The following is a genomic window from Dermatophilaceae bacterium Soc4.6.
GCTGGTGCCGGGGGATGGTTGCCACGGCCGGGGTGGCCGCCACAGTTTGAGACGATCGTCAACCCGGCCGACTGACCCATGGACGCGTGCTCACGACGAGGCGAGAACGGCTTGGCCTGCCAGCGACCAAGCGGCCAGTTGTTGCCGCCGCGGGTCTCGATCGAAGCTCGGCTACCGGACAGTTATGGCGTGGGCCCCACTGGGTGATGTAGAGGTGCTGCTTGTTAAGGGACACGGCTGAATTGGTCGGGTGTCAAGGGCCATTGAGATCTGCCCAGAGGCGGTCGTGAGACCTGCCCGGTGACGGTCACGAGAAGTGCCCGGTGGTGGCCATGGGATCTGCCCAGTGCTGGCCACCTCGGCTCAGGGGGGGGCAGGTCAAGGGGTTCACCCCCTGGCCGGCGAGGGCTTGGGTCAGTCGGACGCTGTCGCCGGTGGTCTGACAGATGTGGGCGTGGTGCAGGAGCCGGTCGACGGTCGCGGTCGCGAGGGTCTTGGGCATCAGCTCGTCGAAGGAGGCAGGGTGAAGGTTGGAGCTGATCGCGATGGACCGCTTCTCGTACGCGGCATCAACGAGGCGGTACAGGCCCTCGGCGGCGTCGTGAGCGACGGGGAGCAGGCCAATGTCATCGACCACGACGAGATCCGCCCGGAGGACGCGGGCGATGGCGCGGGTGACGGTGTCGTCGGCGCGGTGCCGTCGCAGCAGGATCCCGAGGTCCTCGAGGGTGAACCAGGCGACCTTCAGCCCCTGCTCCACGGCCTGCTGCCCGAGGGCCTCGAGCAGGAACGTCTTGCCGGTGCCCGAGGGGCCGCACACGACGAGGTTCTCGCGGCGGTGGACCCACTCCAGGGTCCGCAGGGCGTGTTGGGTCGGGGCGGGGATCGAGGAGGCCTGCGGGTCCCACGCGTCGAACGTTTTGCCCGTGGGGAACCCGGCGGTGCTGCGGCGGGTCGCGAGGGCGGACCGTTCCCGGCCGGCGGCTTCCTCGCCGAGCAGGGCCCGCAGGACCTCGACGGGTTCCCACCGTTGGGCCTTCGCGGTCGCGACGACTTCAGGGGCGTGGCGCCGGATGTGCGGCAGGCGTAACCGCCGCAGCAGCGCCTCGAGGTCGTCGGGCAGCGGCGGTGGGGCCGGGACACCCAGGGCCGGGGCTGCGGTCGTCTTCGTCCCCGGGCTCACGAGGTCACCTCCGGTCGGCCGTTGTCGAGCGTGACGGCAAGGTCACTGTCCGCCGTCGTCGAGGTCTTCGGGGTCGGCGGCGTGGCGCCGAGGGCGGCCCAGCTGGCGGTGCCCTGGGTCAGGGAGCCGTCTTCCCCGGCACGGTTGACCGCGGCGTTCCGCGTGCTGCTGCCGGTGTGCTGATGGTGGTCGAGGATGGACGCGAGGTCGGCCTCGGCGAACCGGGCGTGGACCGCGGCGTGCCCGAGCGCCCAGTCGACGTCCTTGGTGTCGAACAGCTTCGCGAGCGTCACCGCTTGGGCCATCTTGACCCGGATCTTCGTCGTCCCCGCGGCCGCGGCCTCGCTGAGCCACAGTCGGGCGCCGTCACCGATGGTGAGGAACTCGACCTCAGCAGTGTTACGGGCCAACGGTTTCCGTTCCAGCGCCCCCACGGGGGCGTGGGGGAAGTGGTCGTCGTTGATCTCGGGGCTGCCCGGGGTGGCCCGGGCGTGCCGGGCGACCTCGAGCGGCCCGGTCGGGCCGACGTGCACGAGCACGATCACCTCGTCGGCGCCTTGCCCGTGGACGCGGACCCACACGGTCTGACCGAGCAGCCGGGCCGGGACGGAGTACTGCCCGCCCTCGAACGAGACCATCGGGGTGCTCGGCGGGACGGTCCGGGTGACCCCGAAGGCGACGGTGTGCGGGACGGCGGGGATCGGGTGGAGGCGGGTGTGTTCCTCGGCAAGCATTTCGACCGGGACGCGGCGGGTGACTCGGTGGACCCTCGTGTTGACGTGGTCACAGAACTCCTCGCACGCGGTCTCGAGCTGCGCGAACGAGGTGTACTCCTCGCGCAGGTTCGTGTCCTTGGGGACCAGGTCGGCCTTGGCGATCTTCACCGACGACTCCGACCCACCCTTCGACGCCGGGTCAGCCGGGACGCAGGTGTGAATGGTGAGACCGTAGTGCCGAGCGAAGGCGACGATCCCCGGGTTGCGCACCGGCACCCCGGCGACTTGCTCGGTGGTGACGGTCTTCTCGTTGTCGGTCAACACGTACGTCGGGGCGCCACCGAGGCGGCGCAGGGTGACGTCGAGCGCGGCCATCACCGATGGCATGGTCTTGTCCCGGATCGGCAGGACCACCCGGAACCTCGACCACGCCAGCCACGCGATGAACAACGTGGTC
Proteins encoded in this region:
- the istB gene encoding IS21-like element helper ATPase IstB; translated protein: MSPGTKTTAAPALGVPAPPPLPDDLEALLRRLRLPHIRRHAPEVVATAKAQRWEPVEVLRALLGEEAAGRERSALATRRSTAGFPTGKTFDAWDPQASSIPAPTQHALRTLEWVHRRENLVVCGPSGTGKTFLLEALGQQAVEQGLKVAWFTLEDLGILLRRHRADDTVTRAIARVLRADLVVVDDIGLLPVAHDAAEGLYRLVDAAYEKRSIAISSNLHPASFDELMPKTLATATVDRLLHHAHICQTTGDSVRLTQALAGQGVNPLTCPPLSRGGQHWADPMATTGHFS
- the istA gene encoding IS21 family transposase, producing MKSAEEIMNMLEAFDLTGSLRDAGELSGVSHHTVGRYVAAREAGALSDRPAARPQLIDEFLPKIEEWIERSRGKLRADRAHEKLVALGYTGSERTTRRAVAAVKKDYRLGRIRVHRPWVTEPGMWLQYDFGDGPVIDGSKTTLFIAWLAWSRFRVVLPIRDKTMPSVMAALDVTLRRLGGAPTYVLTDNEKTVTTEQVAGVPVRNPGIVAFARHYGLTIHTCVPADPASKGGSESSVKIAKADLVPKDTNLREEYTSFAQLETACEEFCDHVNTRVHRVTRRVPVEMLAEEHTRLHPIPAVPHTVAFGVTRTVPPSTPMVSFEGGQYSVPARLLGQTVWVRVHGQGADEVIVLVHVGPTGPLEVARHARATPGSPEINDDHFPHAPVGALERKPLARNTAEVEFLTIGDGARLWLSEAAAAGTTKIRVKMAQAVTLAKLFDTKDVDWALGHAAVHARFAEADLASILDHHQHTGSSTRNAAVNRAGEDGSLTQGTASWAALGATPPTPKTSTTADSDLAVTLDNGRPEVTS